The Nothobranchius furzeri strain GRZ-AD chromosome 8, NfurGRZ-RIMD1, whole genome shotgun sequence genome includes a region encoding these proteins:
- the aldh7a1 gene encoding alpha-aminoadipic semialdehyde dehydrogenase, whose translation MQRCLTLTLARHSRLLLKNKFASLHCRPSAAMSSLLINQPKYSWLKELGLFEDNPGVYNGSWGGSGEVITSYCPANNEPIARVTQATLAEYEETVQKTREAWKVWADIPAPKRGEIVRQIGDALRKKINVLGSLVSLEMGKIYVEGVGEVQEYVDVCDYAVGLSRMIGGPILPSERPGHALLEQWNPVGLVGIITAFNFPVAVYGWNNAIALTCGNVCLWKGAPTTPLTSVAVTKIVAEVLEKNNLPGAICSMTCGGADIGTAMARDERVDLLSFTGSTHVGKIVAMMVQERFGRKLLELGGNNAIIVFEDADLNLVVPSAVFASVGTAGQRCTTTRRLMLHESIHDTVVERISKAYKQIRIGDPWDPSTLYGPLHTQQAVEQYLAAVEQAKKQGGTVVCGGKVMDRPGNYVEPTIVTGLAHNAPIVHTETFVPILYVLKFKTEEEAFAWNNEVKQGLSSSIFTKDMGRVFRWLGPKGSDCGIVNVNIPTSGAEIGGAFGGEKHTGGGRESGSDSWKQYMRRSTCTINYSKDLPLAQGIKFE comes from the coding sequence ATGCAGCGCTGTCTGACTCTGACTCTTGCCCGGCACAGCAGGCTCCTTCTGAAAAATAAATTTGCTTCTCTTCACTGTCGTCCTTCAGCAGCGATGTCGAGCCTTCTTATCAACCAGCCCAAATACTCGTGGCTGAAAGAGCTGGGTTTGTTCGAGGATAACCCTGGTGTTTACAATGGGAGCTGGGGCGGCAGCGGTGAGGTCATCACATCATACTGCCCTGCCAATAATGAGCCGATCGCCAGAGTAACTCAGGCAACTTTGGCAGAGTATGAAGAAACGGTCCAGAAGACGAGGGAAGCTTGGAAGGTGTGGGCGGATATTCCAGCTCCTAAAAGAGGCGAGATTGTGAGGCAGATTGGCGATGCACTGAGAAAGAAGATCAATGTGCTTGGAAGTCTGGTGTCTCTAGAAATGGGCAAGATCTATGTGGAGGGAGTGGGTGAAGTTCAAGAGTATGTTGATGTTTGTGATTATGCTGTTGGTTTGTCTAGAATGATTGGTGGACCCATTCTTCCTTCAGAAAGACCAGGACATGCTCTCCTTGAACAGTGGAACCCAGTTGGTCTTGTCGGCATCATCACTGCCTTTAACTTCCCTGTGGCTGTTTATGGCTGGAACAATGCCATCGCTCTGACCTGTGGCAACGTCTGTCTTTGGAAAGGTGCCCCAACTACTCCCCTCACAAGTGTTGCAGTCACCAAGATTGTGGCAGAGGTGCTGGAGAAGAACAACCTGCCAGGAGCTATCTGCTCCATGACCTGTGGTGGGGCTGATATCGGCACTGCCATGGCAAGAGATGAGCGTGTGGATCTGTTGTCTTTCACTGGCAGCACTCATGTTGGTAAGATTGTGGCCATGATGGTGCAGGAGAGGTTTGGACGAAAGCTCCTGGAGCTTGGTGGAAACAATGCCATCATTGTATTTGAAGATGCAGATCTGAACCTTGTGGTGCCCTCTGCTGTCTTTGCTTCTGTGGGAACTGCTGGCCAACGCTGCACCACGACCAGGAGGCTGATGCTGCATGAAAGCATCCATGACACAGTTGTGGAGAGAATATCCAAAGCCTACAAACAAATTCGCATAGGAGATCCCTGGGACCCCAGCACCCTCTATGGCCCTCTGCACACCCAACAAGCTGTGGAGCAATATCTGGCTGCTGTTGAGCAGGCCAAGAAGCAGGGTGGCACTGTGGTTTGTGGAGGAAAGGTGATGGACCGTCCAGGAAACTACGTGGAACCCACCATCGTCACAGGACTGGCTCACAACGCACCCATCGTCCACACCGAAACTTTTGTCCCCATCCTGTACGTCCTCAAGTTCAAGACGGAAGAGGAGGCGTTCGCATGGAACAATGAAGTCAAGCAGGGTCTATCCAGCAGCATCTTTACCAAAGATATGGGAAGAGTCTTCcgttggctcgggcccaaaggatccGACTGCGGAATTGTGAATGTCAATATTCCTACAAGTGGAGCTGAGATTGGAGGAGCCTTTGGTGGAGAGAAGCACACAGGTGGTGGAAGGGAGTCGGGCAGCGACTCGTGGAAGCAGTATATGAGGCGCTCGACGTGCACGATAAACTACAGCAAAGATCTGCCTCTGGCCCAGGGCATCAAGTTTGAGTGA